The Chryseobacterium sp. G0186 genome contains a region encoding:
- a CDS encoding peptidase domain-containing ABC transporter → MKFIAQHDQMDCGPASLCMIADHYGKYFSIEKVRELCFLSKEGVSLLGIKYGADRLGFDSFGAKVSIDDLSKDMFPLILHWEQNHFVVLYDIKNNFFTKEKEFYIADPGKGKHKIKESDLEKAWVTDTEARSGVVLLLEPTEDFYNIESDAKSHSFYKSLKRYVSSHTNNFTVLFVLLLIGSLSTLAFPFLTEKLIDKGINSKSLPIVTYILIGQLFVFLGSITIEMIRNRITLVMGTKINITIISTYLDKLLRLPINFFDIRMKGDFSQRMQDHVKIEQFLTSQSLTTVFSLLTFVVFFGVLGYYNMGIMVFYLSMTVISVLWSIYWVKKREGLEYKRFKYKSLNLEAIYEIVEGISEIKINQYEEHQRENWKGIQNKIYEVSSDLLKIDQIQSSGFAFLNQVKNILVTFMAASLVIKGEMTLGMLLSISFIIGQLNSPIDQLIVFFKSLQAAKLSLERLEDVNYYEEEEKGEQEKLQIYPPNDPHINLGIRLTNVSFVYSDPFSKPILKDINLFIPQGKTTAIVGTSGSGKTTLMKLLLQFYGTYQGEIFYNNQDMKNVSPTDLRKNIGVVMQDGYIFSGSILKNIVMADENVDYGRLKEALDIAHLNDYVDNLPLGVNTIVGEAGNGMSGGQKQRILIARSVYKNPSYVFFDEATSALDAENESIIQRKLYSFLEDRTAIIIAHRLSTVMNADQIIVLDKGEVKEVGNHELLLQNRSTYFNLVRNQLQIA, encoded by the coding sequence ATGAAATTTATAGCACAACATGATCAGATGGATTGCGGTCCTGCGTCATTATGTATGATTGCTGATCACTACGGAAAATACTTTAGTATTGAAAAAGTCCGGGAACTGTGTTTTCTTTCGAAAGAAGGAGTATCATTACTGGGAATAAAATATGGAGCAGACAGACTTGGGTTCGACTCATTTGGAGCAAAAGTTTCTATTGATGACCTATCCAAAGATATGTTTCCTCTTATCCTTCACTGGGAACAAAATCACTTTGTAGTTCTTTACGATATTAAAAATAATTTTTTTACAAAAGAGAAAGAATTCTACATTGCTGATCCAGGAAAGGGAAAACATAAAATAAAAGAAAGCGATCTCGAAAAAGCATGGGTAACAGATACAGAAGCAAGAAGTGGGGTTGTACTTTTATTAGAGCCTACTGAAGATTTTTATAATATAGAATCCGACGCTAAATCGCATTCTTTTTATAAATCGTTGAAAAGATATGTATCATCACATACAAACAACTTTACGGTTTTGTTTGTCCTGTTGCTGATAGGCTCATTATCTACGTTGGCATTTCCTTTTCTTACAGAAAAACTAATTGATAAAGGGATCAACTCCAAAAGCTTACCCATTGTAACCTATATATTGATAGGTCAGCTATTTGTATTTCTGGGATCCATTACAATAGAAATGATCAGAAATAGGATTACCCTTGTGATGGGAACAAAGATTAATATTACGATTATATCTACCTATCTGGATAAATTGCTTAGATTACCAATCAATTTCTTCGATATTCGAATGAAAGGAGATTTTTCGCAAAGAATGCAGGACCATGTAAAAATTGAACAATTTCTGACCTCCCAGAGTTTAACCACTGTTTTCTCCTTACTTACTTTTGTAGTGTTTTTTGGAGTGCTGGGATACTACAATATGGGAATTATGGTTTTTTATCTTTCCATGACGGTAATTTCTGTTCTTTGGTCGATATACTGGGTGAAAAAAAGAGAAGGCCTTGAATATAAAAGATTTAAGTATAAAAGTTTAAATCTGGAAGCAATATATGAAATTGTAGAAGGGATTTCTGAGATTAAAATTAATCAGTACGAAGAGCACCAGAGAGAGAATTGGAAAGGCATTCAAAATAAAATTTATGAAGTAAGTTCAGATTTATTAAAAATAGATCAGATACAAAGCTCAGGATTTGCATTTTTGAACCAGGTAAAAAATATTTTAGTAACCTTTATGGCAGCATCTCTGGTAATAAAAGGAGAAATGACATTAGGAATGCTATTAAGTATCTCTTTCATTATAGGGCAATTAAACTCTCCTATTGATCAGCTTATCGTTTTCTTCAAATCATTGCAGGCTGCAAAATTAAGTTTAGAAAGGCTGGAGGATGTGAATTATTATGAGGAAGAAGAAAAAGGAGAGCAGGAAAAGCTACAGATATATCCACCAAATGATCCTCATATTAACTTAGGAATTAGATTAACAAACGTTTCATTCGTTTATTCTGATCCTTTTTCAAAACCTATATTAAAAGATATCAATCTTTTTATTCCCCAAGGAAAAACTACAGCTATTGTAGGAACCAGCGGAAGTGGAAAGACAACCCTTATGAAACTATTATTACAGTTTTATGGAACATATCAAGGGGAGATATTTTATAATAACCAGGACATGAAAAATGTTTCTCCAACGGATCTGAGAAAAAATATTGGAGTGGTGATGCAGGATGGATATATTTTCTCTGGCTCCATTCTTAAAAACATTGTGATGGCTGATGAGAATGTAGATTATGGAAGATTAAAAGAAGCCCTGGATATTGCTCATCTAAATGATTATGTAGATAATCTTCCTTTAGGAGTAAATACCATTGTTGGAGAAGCCGGAAACGGAATGTCCGGCGGACAAAAACAAAGAATATTGATTGCAAGATCTGTTTATAAAAACCCTAGCTATGTTTTCTTTGATGAAGCTACATCAGCTCTGGATGCCGAAAATGAATCTATCATTCAACGAAAATTGTACTCTTTCCTGGAAGATAGAACAGCCATTATCATAGCCCATAGACTGAGCACGGTAATGAATGCAGATCAGATTATTGTTTTAGATAAAGGAGAAGTAAAAGAAGTTGGAAACCACGAACTTTTACTACAAAACAGATCTACTTATTTTAACCTTGTTAGAAATCAGTTACAGATCGCATAA